In the genome of Fusarium poae strain DAOMC 252244 chromosome 1, whole genome shotgun sequence, the window GTTTTCTGCCCTTGCACTCGGAACATCCCCGTGGGCATTCAGCATTCGAAAAAGAACTTCGCCAACCCTTCTATCGCTTTCGAAAGGCATGGTAAGAAAGTTGCTCACTTgaacatcatcatccatctgGGCTCTTGTGTAACTTCGAATATGGTGTAGACGAGTGGTGAATGTGTTCCATTCCAAGTACCTTTTGGCAGCGTATGGAAGAAATTGCTGTAAAGCACGGAAGGCGGGTCCCTGGTCCATGCCGGATACTTCCAACATCCATTTAGCATAGTTTTCGATTGTCGTCATGCCATTCCAACGGCGACCGAGATCATTGCAAACCGAAATAAGTTCTTCCGGATTTCCGATATTGTGATGAACCGTCACCGAAAAATGATGACCATCACGTGTTCCATCTTTAGAGCCAACAATCAGATCAACACTCAAGTTGGTTTGTTCTAGGATTGGTGTCCCGTCTTTTGCGTAAATGGATGGGGACGCCCCGAGACACCATTGAGTGAATGCAACAACCCAGGGCGAAGAATGGTTGGTATGAATGGTGATTCTTGAAACAGTGGATTCTCCAAGTCGACCAAGACTTCGGAAAGCGTTAACAAGACTCTCAATGCCCTCACTTGGAGGGTTATATGACAATGAAAATCGATCATCTGCTCTGTATTCTGCGCTGATACAGCTCTGTTTAGAGAGGAAACTGTGCCACTCCAGTACTGAATCGATAAATCGGGACCGAATCAATCTTGCTTCAAAGTACAGCTAACAAGTCCCGAACCTGCCTGTTCGACGGAACCAACGTTCTGTCCGCCGCGGCACTATCTAGCATGAGAGATATCGCGTTCACAGACTCGAATGGACCCATTGTGGTGACAAGTGCCGCTGCAAGGCCAAGAAACCGCACACCTGCCGAGCTTTTCCCCAGTTGAATAGCGCTGTCGTTGCGGGAGTAGCCGACTGTAAATTGGAGAAAGGCGATGGGGGCTGGCGGATTGGCAGGAAGAACGACGGTTTCAATTTTGGCGCATGTCGTTCGGCACATCGCAATAGTAGCACCAAACTTCTCACAAGCTAGCAATGCTAGAGGTTGGATATTGTCGCCGGTGGCGGCATGCATAAAACCTCGAGAAATAGAGAGAGCAGATCCCACGGTGGAATCTAAGCTCCATTGCGCTGCAAGCGCCATGCTGGGAGTAGAAATATTGTTGGAGATGCAAATAGAGCTGCAACTGAAAAACCAGGTTAGTGCCAAGATCACAGATTGAGTGACAAGACTCCGGACCTCGTAAGCGGTATTGAGATGAAGGAGTCAAGAAGGACATAACATTTAGATTGTGTTTTCAACCCTCATAATCAGGCTGCGGCGTAAAAGCGGGGGATAAGTCGTCAGCACATATGTACTCTGTGGTTGGATGTAGGCTTTGAAGAGAGCGTCATCGGATCACCGTCGGGTTGAATGCGACAAGCTATGTCAGCATGCAGATGGCTTACTCAAACATTTATAACGACCAACCATTGGGAGTCACACAATAAATTAAGACCATCGAGGATGGTGGCTCAAGGTATCATGTGCGTTAAGGGATAGGGACATAGTGGCTCGTCATGTTTGGGTAGCTTCGATACAGTATTAAATCATGACATTCGGTATTCTAGGGATACCGCTAGCAATATACTGCATCATTTAGTCATTCATCagattaaaagaaatatcaTATCCAGTTGAAAATGCCTCTGACCTAATGACGAGAACCCCTGGTGTTGCCAAATGTCAAGAGTTGATACGGtagttggttctgttgtgcTACCCTGATCCCAGCAAACATGACGTTAGCTCCTCAACAACTCGTAGCTTGTGTATAAatgagctttcattgaccctgctcttaggtatTCTAGCTAGTAGGCAAGCtagctactaaggtaggGGAAATCTAGGGCTATTTTAAGTAGAGAAAATTAtcttagtaaattaaaatctttcttaatatagtaaaatatatagtaatagccTCTTAAAAACCTTCCTTAggattatttataataaatatagcctaattaagttaaattagcctagctaattaaactaattaaaagccttttttctttttttaatagctaataaaattaagaattataagatttaaatctACTACCTTTAGCTCAGAGGATAAGCTATTAGCTAAGCCTAGTGACTACTAACCGCTGGACTACCGACCCCTACTCGTAGCTTATGTAATGTCTCTTCCTCACCTTTGTCCTCTCTGTATTCTCACGTCACAATTTCTCAATGTCCATCACAAAGATTTTGAATCAGCGATTATGGAAGATATTTAAGCTTCATGGCGGCGATGGCGATGGTGCAGACATAATGTTGTCATTCAACGACAAGATGATCTCTTTGTCGATATATTGCGGCAATGGAATATCAACCAAGACCACTCAGGACCTGGCTCCAGATCGACCTCTACAGGATCATGTTGACATCGTACCAATAGACCACAGTGAAGCAAACAGCATTCTTACTGTAGATACAGCCCTTGACGAACATTTCGACGAGGAGTTAGAAATATGAAATTACTTGCTTTCCTTCACTCCCATGGAAGTTATCGTCACCAAGGTATTTGTTCACGGTTCCTATAGTGTGACTGTAGCTGTACAGGTCCGTGGGTTAGACCACTCGATATCTTGATGGAGGGAAGGACTCCCTAGCTGGGTCTGAATGGATTTGTGTAACCACTCGCGGGGCACAAAAGTGGAGGCAATGACAAAACAACGAATGATCTTAATACTACCTAAAGGTAGAAACTACTACCAGAGAGCGTAGTCCAGCAGAACGATTCAATATCAACTCAGCCTCATGAAAACCATACTCTAGATGATTCAGAAAAACTGTATGACTTTACAGTTCTCCAAGACTTGTCCGTCCGACCCTTCCTTCACTAGTCTAAACCGTACTTCGCCAAGGTTTACAACCATTTTATCCTTCAGCTCTTGAGCACCTTGAACTAATGCTGTCCAAACATCGCCCTTGTGTCTTGTTAGATTTCCCTCGTTTGTAGTTGTAGAGGGACGACCTACTGTGTCAAGGGTCTTGAATTTGCATTCGTAGCGACCATATTGTTCAAGGATCTGAGCTGGAAAGCTATACTGTCGTTGGGCCTCATCAGAGAAGATAATGTTTCTCTTTTTGTCATTAGTCCTGTACTGGTGTATTAAATAGTTTCGGGGCTTACCGTTGGCATCTCTGAGTCTTTCACCATAGCACCCTGAtccatcatcagcatcacgGTAGCTGCAGTGTACGGATCTTCGTTGGTCCagctctctcttcttttatCCAAATCTCGAAGTTCCTATCGGGCATGTTAGTAAACACATACACCAAAGATAGTACGCCTTTAAGCAATTTGTTACCTTTTCCACTGCTGAGCCTTTAGCTCGAGCCACATCCTCCTCGAATTGACTCTGATAACGCCTCGCAAACAGATCGGGCTTTTTCTTGAGATCTTCGTCAAGGAAAAAGATTTCTGTCGTTCATCAGTCAGTCACATGTTTCAATAAGTAAGTGACTTTAGATCATACCAAATGCTGCCACCCATGACTTGTATGCCTGGAGAGTTCGTAGCTGGCAGTAAGTCTCCTGCCGCTTCGTGAACAAATCATTGATGGCGTCTCGAAGTCTCTGCTGGCCATAAGTCTCTATTCTCGGGGTGGAAGGAAAGGAAATACTGACATCTCGCTCAATAGCTCCTTCGATGACTCCCCAAACAAGAACAATAGCACCAAGTGCAGCTGCAATTGTTGCGACGACACCAAGAGCTGCCCAACCAGCTGGTCCAGCTACTATACCCGCCAACACTAGTGTGCCGATGACTCCAGCTCCAAGTACTACACCTATACCTGAAATCGCCAGCACCAAGTCGCTGATGAAGTTGTTAGCACTCAGGCTTTAGTACCACTTGACAGTAAAATATCACAACTAAGCCATCGGGATATCGGCGATACTAACGCAACTTTGAGGTCATGCCACTTCTGCAGCTCTTCGCCATGCAAGACTCCTTGGACATGACTATCTAACTGGGCAATGCTGTCAAAACCATGGTCTTTGAGGTATTTATCCATAAGATCTTTCACTCGTATGACATCCGCGTCACTGTGAAGTTTTCTTTAGTATCGATTAGAAGGGGGGAAGTTTCAAGATCCTACTATTGCGTTTTTGTGGTATTGAAGAGATCTATGGCATTGCGGCAATCTCGTTCAAGCTGAAAAGCTCGATCTCGTCGATGTGGGTTATCTGGCCAGAATAGGTCACCAATGCCTGATCCTACGCTCTGACTGTTACCCATATCGACTTCGATCGATTGTGTATGTTTGAGAATGAATCAAGGAATGGAAAGTGAACGATGAGAAGATCTTCGGAAGGAAGTGATAGAATTGGAAGATCTTCAAAGGGGAGTGATAGTTTATACTAGTCCTGAAATACCGCAGCTGAACTGTGAGACATAGATAACATGTTGCCCACCCACGAGCCCTGCCTTTGACGTGTGCATCAGTGCGGTAGAGGTCCGAGCCTTCGAATTCGCTCTTGTCTCTTTAGTGAGGAGTACACATCATTCCACAAAGAACCGGGGAGTATCAAGTTGTAGGATCAATGCTTAACTCCGAGAGGTTTGGGGGCAGAAAATGTGACATAATTATTTGCTGTAAGTGACGTTGACATATGACATAACTGTATATGTGCTGACCTGTTCAACATCCTCAGAAACCAAGAGGTCCGACCACTTGACTATGTCTCAGGATCGTCCGATTGAAAGTAATGATCACTTGCTTCATTCACAATCAGGAAGCGGTCAGGAAGTTTGATCAACttttgttgggtgattttcgaggcgtaagtcccgaagtatacatataaaatcaactcataaaaGTTTGATCAACAAGTGTCCTCAAGcaggatgacgacgacgtcTATCAGAATCCTAGATCCATTGGTAGTCAGAAAGTCACGCAGCTTACATCCAGTCCAATCCGATGCTCTTACGTCTTCATCGGAAATCGTGTGCCGGATTGCTTTGACATGATTCTGGAGCCTTCTCCCTTGAGATCTAAGATGAATATGGTAAGATGTACGCAATATACCTTATCTATGGGATACAATAGTGAACTATCATATTCTCAAGGCGGTCCCATCCGTGACATTTCTGCATGTTTCACCTGAGACATTTACCGCAGTCAATGCGCTGCATTTCAGCTCTTGACTAGCATTGCATCATCCAATGATGATTCGAAACAGCCACTAGATGCCGAATCTGTTGTCGGGCCTCAAACCATGCAAGCGCTGCCGGGTATGTAGATCAGTCATCTCGATAGGCACTAGGGAGTCTCTCGTCTCCGCAATTAACGTCACTCTATCTTCGTTCAGCCAGCCACGTTCATGGGGCTTTCTAGCATTCCCTAGACGAATCATAACGCGAATTCCCCCAGCTGCAATACAGCGTTGCATTGCATCTTAGCCCAGACAACAACAGAGACATTTCTACTCCCGTGGCATGCAGGTTTGACATACCCGGTAAGCCACTTACACCATCCCTGCATTACTTGAATTGAGGAAAAGGATCTGTGTGTCGGCGCTCTGACGACAGATCgagattaataaatttatataaatgaGTATATATTGAAAGTTCATAGCATTCCATAGCTCTCAACAACTTCTCCAAACTCAACTTTCAGAAActaaaacaacaacaagtaCCAAATTTActtcaatatctctcaataTGGTTCTCTATCCTGGTAAGTGTTCTTCGCTTTCCAGTAAATAGCCTTCTAACAAAATCATTCTAGACAACGTCCACCGTGTCCAGCGAGTCAAGGACCTTGCCAACGATATCGCTACCTACCAAGATGAGATCAAGTCTCAAAACACAGCCCAAAAGAACAAGGACCAGCGCGCTTATGATACCCTTGCCTCCATCGCCAAGAGAAAGGGCTACTCCACCCCTGAGGAGTACGTTGAGAAGGCCATTGCCGCACTCCCTGAGAAGGAAAGAGAGAAGTACGACAAACTCCGGAAAGAGATTACTAAAACTGGTGAGGATGGAAAAATGGTATTGTTTGTCACTGGCGCTGTGGCTACGCTGGGCATGGTTGGTGGAGCCGCCTGTAAGTTGATCCCTCTGATGGTGCTCTAGACTCTCAACTAAAGTGATCAAGTGGGAGAAAAAGGACTCAAGACTATGTCTGCAATTAGCAGTTGGTTGACCGGATTCAGAGCCACAGCTCAGACCATAGAGTTGGAGCTTGCAGGTTAGTATTGTTCGAGCTTTTGTTGACAACATTTAGTCCTCTCCTTGTAATTTAGTTACTGACTTTTCATTTCTAGGAGCTGAAGTCGCCAGTGAAGCGCTTGAGTCCCTGCTAGACATTTCGAAGGAGTCATTCTATTGTattgaattttattatattaaaagctatagtattaattataagctttttctttttttccttagaattttctttttttaattttatagaa includes:
- a CDS encoding hypothetical protein (TransMembrane:2 (o24-48i55-78o)) gives rise to the protein MGNSQSLDSHVQGVLHGEELQNDLVLAISGIGVVLGAGVIGTLVLAGIVAGPAGWAALGVVATIAAALGAIVLVWGVIEGAIERDVSISFPSTPRIETYGQQRLRDAINDLFTKRQETYCQLRTLQAYKSWVAAFEIFFLDEDLKKKPDLFARRYQSQFEEDVARAKGSAVEKELRDLDKRRESWTNEDPYTAATVMLMMDQGAMVKDSEMPTRNIIFSDEAQRQYSFPAQILEQYGRYECKFKTLDTGDVWTALVQGAQELKDKMVVNLGEVRFRLVKEGSDGQVLENCKVIQFF